One genomic window of Coffea eugenioides isolate CCC68of chromosome 1, Ceug_1.0, whole genome shotgun sequence includes the following:
- the LOC113761014 gene encoding LOW QUALITY PROTEIN: cytochrome P450 CYP82D47 (The sequence of the model RefSeq protein was modified relative to this genomic sequence to represent the inferred CDS: inserted 1 base in 1 codon): MYLLPHLLAILGLSALLLLYKQRRPMNQNSNSNSFKARKQPPEPSGAWPVIGHLPQLNSHDTLARTFGALADKYGPVFSIRLGMTRALVVSNWEAVKECFTTNDKILASRPDSNAGVYLGYNNAAFGFAPYGHFWRQMRKLVLLEVLSNRRLETLRHVRVSEIQTSTRELFSVINREENAPAKVVMSEWVEQLTLNIIVRTIAGKRYSDSAAGNRIDAQYFKKVVKEYMYVTGQLDLSDVIPFPLLRWLDPLGHIKSMKRLFKELDAIMQIWIDEHVEKRRTKSISGDEQSFIDVLLSVIEDDFTLGQPRETLIKATINNLILAGSDTTSVHLTWLLSLLVNNRQVMEQAQEEIDSSVGKERWVNESDIKNLVYLQAIVKEALRLYPPGPLSVPHLAREDCEVSGYHVPKGTRLFVNVWKLHRDXRIWSEPDKFCPERFMTSHAEVDVSGQHFEFTPFGSGRRSCPGITFAMQVTHLTLARLLQGFNFAAPSDLPVDMAEGQGMTLPRVNPLELLVVPRLACELYEY, from the exons ATGTATCTTCTTCCACATCTGCTTGCAATTCTTGGTCTCTCAGCTTTGCTTCTACTTTACAAACAACGGAGACCGATGAATCAGAATTCAAATAGTAATAGTTTCAAGGCCCGCAAACAGCCCCCAGAACCATCAGGTGCCTGGCCTGTCATAGGCCACCTTCCACAATTGAACAGCCACGACACCCTGGCCAGGACCTTTGGAGCCCTGGCAGATAAATACGGTCCTGTCTTTTCCATCCGGCTGGGAATGACCCGGGCCCTGGTCGTGAGCAACTGGGAAGCTGTCAAAGAATGCTTTACAACCAACGACAAAATCTTGGCTTCTCGCCCGGATTCTAACGCCGGAGTATACCTCGGCTACAATAACGCAGCTTTTGGTTTTGCACCTTACGGCCACTTTTGGCGCCAGATGAGGAAGCTGGTTTTGCTAGAGGTTCTTTCGAATCGAAGGCTCGAGACTCTCAGGCATGTCCGAGTCTCAGAAATACAAACCAGCACCAGGGAATTATTCTCAGTTATCAACAGAGAAGAAAATGCTCCAGCAAAGGTGGTGATGAGCGAGTGGGTTGAGCAATTAACTTTGAACATAATTGTGAGGACAATTGCCGGCAAGAGATACAGTGATAGCGCAGCTGGTAACAGAATTGATGCTCAGTATTTCAAGAAAGTTGTCAAGGAATACATGTATGTTACAGGGCAATTAGATTTGTCCGATGTGATTCCATTTCCACTCCTGAGATGGCTTGATCCTCTGGGGCATATTAAATCCATGAAGCGTCTTTTCAAAGAGCTTGATGCTATCATGCAAATCTGGATCGACGAACATGTTGAGAAAAGAAGGACGAAGAGCATTTCCGGTGATGAGCAAAGCTTCATAGATGTTCTGCTTTCAGTGATTGAAGATGACTTCACACTTGGCCAACCCAGGGAGACCTTAATCAAGGCCACAATAAAT AACCTGATCCTAGCAGGATCCGACACGACGTCAGTTCATTTGACATGGCTGTTATCCCTCTTAGTGAACAATAGGCAAGTGATGGAGCAAGCACAAGAAGAAATAGACTCAAGCGTTGGTAAAGAGAGATGGGTAAACGAATCCGATATAAAGAATTTAGTATACCTCCAAGCAATCGTGAAAGAAGCATTGCGCTTATACCCACCAGGACCTCTATCGGTGCCCCACCTAGCCAGGGAAGATTGCGAGGTAAGTGGTTACCATGTCCCGAAAGGCACTCGTTTATTTGTCAACGTGTGGAAGCTGCACCGCG CAAGAATTTGGTCGGAGCCGGACAAGTTTTGCCCCGAGAGATTCATGACTAGCCACGCAGAGGTTGATGTTTCTGGCCAGCATTTCGAGTTCACCCCTTTTGGCTCTGGCAGGCGGTCTTGTCCGGGAATAACATTTGCGATGCAAGTGACGCATTTAACGCTAGCGCGGCTGCTTCAGGGGTTCAATTTTGCTGCACCTTCAGACTTGCCCGTTGACATGGCCGAAGGCCAAGGAATGACCTTGCCCAGGGTAAATCCGCTTGAGCTACTGGTGGTGCCTCGCTTGGCCTGTGAGCTTTATGAATATTAA
- the LOC113750266 gene encoding putative ER lumen protein-retaining receptor C28H8.4: MGRLRSSPVNKLFAWVRRQSMKVKIFLAVTSVICPLVALKLLIKDHNHFFIASEAVHFLGIMVLIYKLTTQKTCSGLSLKSQELTAIFLAVRLCCSFFMEGDIHTVLDFATLVSTLWVIYMIRFKLKSTYIAELDNMPIYYLVVPCAILAVISHPYTYHALIYRILWAFCVYLESVAVLPQLRMMQNAKMIEPFTAHYVFALGVARFLSCANWIIQVYDTSGKYLFVLGGGYLWVAMVLLSEIVQTFILADFCYYYVKSVIMNGQLLVTMPLPV; the protein is encoded by the exons ATGGGTCGACTGAGGAGTTCGCCGGTGAACAAGCTGTTTGCATGGGTGAGGAGACAGTCGATGAAGGTCAAGATTTTCTTGGCTGTAACTTCGGTGATATGTCCACTAGTGGCGCTGAAATTGCTGATCAAAGATCACAACCACTTTTTCATAGCTTCTGAGGCTGTTCATTTCCTGGGCATCATGGTCTTGATTTATAAGCTCACCACCCAAAAGACTTGCTCTG GCCTTTCCTTGAAGTCTCAGGAGCTCACGGCTATATTTTTGGCCGTAAGATTATGCTGTAGCTTCTTCATGGAGGGAGATATCCATACTGTACTTGATTTTGCCACCCTTGTATCAACTTTATGGGTTATTTACATGATAAGATTTAAACTGAAATCCACCTACATAGCAGAGCTGGACAATATGCCCATCTATTATCTG GTGGTGCCATGCGCAATTCTAGCTGTAATTAGCCATCCGTATACCTATCACGCACTCATCTACAGAATACTTTGGGCCTTTTGTGTTTATTTGGAATCCGTGGCAGTGTTGCCCCAACTTCGGATGATGCAGAATGCCAAG ATGATTGAACCATTTACGGCCCATTATGTATTTGCTCTGGGTGTTGCAAGATTCTTGAGCTGCGCTAACTGGATCATCCAG GTTTATGATACTTCTGGAAAGTATCTGTTTGTGCTTGGAGGAGGGTATTTGTGGGTTGCAATGGTTCTTCTATCTGAAATTGTCCAGACGTTCATCTTGGCTGACTTCTGTTATTATTACGTCAAGAG CGTGATCATGAATGGCCAGCTTCTAGTCACCATGCCTCTGCCTGTATAA
- the LOC113763900 gene encoding putative ER lumen protein-retaining receptor C28H8.4 produces MGRRRNSSAMNKLFTWVRRQSMKVKAFLAVTCLLSALVALKLLIKDHDHFFVASEAAHFLGIIVLIYKLSSQKTCSGLSLKSQELTAIFLGVRVFCSFFIEGDIHTVLDFVTLVSTLWVIYMIRFKLKSTYAAELDNMPIYYVVVPCAILAVLIYPYTSHATIYRILWAFCVYLEAISVLPQLRMIQNAKMIEAFTAHYVFALGVARFFGFAHWIILVSDTAGLNLLLVKSGYLWRLAVFLAEVVQTFILADFCYYYVKSLVGGQVLASLPV; encoded by the exons ATGGGTCGACGGAGGAATTCATCGGCAATGAACAAGCTATTTACATGGGTGAGGAGGCAGTCCATGAAGGTCAAGGCTTTCTTGGCCGTGACTTGTCTTCTCTCAGCATTGGTGGCTCTCAAATTGCTTATTAAAGATCACGACCACTTTTTTGTTGCCTCTGAGGCTGCACATTTTTTGGGCATCATCGTCCTGATTTATAAGCTCTCCAGTCAAAAGACTTGTTCCG gcctttcaTTAAAGTCTCAGGAGCTGACGGCTATATTCTTGGGTGTCAGAGTATTCTGTAGCTTTTTCATTGAAGGGGACATTCACACCGTTCTTGATTTTGTCACCCTTGTGTCAACATTGTGGGTTATATACATGATAAGATTTAAACTGAAGTCAACCTATGCCGCTGAGCTGGACAATATGCCGATATACTATGTG GTGGTGCCTTGTGCCATTCTGGCTGTGCTTATTTATCCTTACACTAGTCATGCTACAATATACAGGATTCTTTGGGCTTTTTGTGTTTACCTGGAAGCCATTTCTGTGTTGCCTCAGCTTCGCATGATACAGAATGCCAAG ATGATTGAAGCTTTTACAGCCCATTATGTGTTTGCTTTGGGAGTTGCCAGATTCTTTGGCTTTGCTCATTGGATAATTCTG GTTTCTGATACTGCCGGACTGAATCTGCTTCTGGTTAAAAGCGGATACCTTTGGCGGCTGGCTGTTTTCCTGGCAGAGGTGGTCCAGACCTTCATATTGGCCGACTTTTGCTATTATTATGTCAAGAG CCTCGTCGGTGGTCAAGTTCTAGCCAGTCTACCCGTCTAA